The Halobacteriovorax sp. HLS DNA segment CTAGAATTAAATTATGTACGGAAAAAAATGATCAAAATTGCGCATTGGTTGCAAAAGATTATCTCTTTTTAGCAAATATTAAAGAGGCCAGAAAGTGGTCTGAGATCTCTTGTAAGAATCAAGACCCAAAAGGTTGTCTTATCCTTGGAGAAGTAGAACAAAAGGAAGGAAAAGAGGAATTTCCTTCTTTTATGAAGGCCTGTGAATTAAAGAGTTCTTTAGGTTGTTATCGATACGCTCAAAGTATAGAAGTAAAGAACTTGGCTAAGGCGATGTCCTTTTATAAGGAAAGTTGTGATTCGGCCCAAGCTCCTATCGTAGAATCTTGTCAAAAGTATGCAATATATAATAAAGGAAACCCAATTTTTTACAAAAGGTACCTTGGACGTGTGTGTGAGCTAGATAAATCTCTTTGTAAAAAGTAATTGTCACATCAGTATATATCTCCCTATACTTAACTAATGAAATTAATTATTGCTTCTACACTTTTGCTTTCTTGCATGACAATACTTGCTTGTCCTAATTTAGATGGGCTCTACTTTTGTCAGACAAGTATGGGAGAAGTCTCACAGCTTGAGCTTCAGCATGAAGTGTCTAATGGTGTAACAAGCTATATTTTTAAAGATATGAATGAAATAGAAGGTCGATGGATTGTTGATGGAAAGCTGCGCTCTCTTAACTCTTCCCCCATGGATGGGGTTTCTAATTTAAAATATAGAGCCAAGTGTATCAATGAAGAGCTTAGTCTTTATATGACGGGAGACCTTCCTGATTTTAATGATAAGATAAAGATGAATGTATCTCTGTATCTTGATTCATCAAAAAACTTAGTGCAAAAGACAAGTGGCCAGTTCTCCGATGGAACACCTCTTCCGGAGGTTTTGACAGTGTGTCATAGAGGCTCTTTTGCTAAGCGAAAAAAGTAGTATCATTTAGTTTTCGTTATTAGAGTTATAATTACCTGAAAATTCATTGTCCTCTGGCCTCACATCATCTTACATTTCACAATTAATCGTGTACGAATTCCCTCTATTAATGGTAAATTTAGCACACACAAACACACAGATTCAAGCAAAGGACCAGCTTGTGAAATTGAAGAGACTAGTAATACAGGGATTTAAATCCTTTAAAGATCGCACGACTATACATTTCGATGATGGAATTACAGGAATTGTAGGACCAAACGGTTGTGGAAAATCAAATATTGTTGATGCCTTGTTTTGGGTAATGGGTGAGCAGTCAGCTAAGCATCTTCGTGGTAAATCCATGAAAGATCTTATTTTTGCTGGTTCATCTAAATACAATCCAGGTGGATTTGCTGAAGCTACTTTAGTTCTTGGTAACGAGGGTGGAAAGCATATTCATATCGGTAACAAAGTTTCTAGCCCTAGCGAAATACAGCTAACTCGTAAACTTTATAGAAATGGTGAAACTGAATATAGAATTAATAATATTCCTGCCAGACTTAGAGATATTCAAGAAGTTTTCATGGATACAGGTGCCGGAGCAAAATCATATTCGATTATCGCACAAGGTGAAATCAATAGACTTGTTCAAGCTAAGCCTGAAGAGCGTCGCTCGATGATTGAAGATGTTGCTGGTATTACAAAGTTTAAACTTAGAAAAAAAGAATCACTTAAAAAAATTGAACAAACTCAGCTAAATTTAAATAGACTTCAAGATTTACAGTCTGAAATAGAAAAGAATTTAAAGGCCCTGCAAAAGCAAGCTGAGAGAGCAGAAAAAGCAAGATCTCTTAAAGAGAAGATTAAAAGAAATGATATTGTTGTAAATGCTCATAAGGCCTACGATCTACTTAAGGATTTGAGAGATGGTAGAACTATTTTAAATGAAAAAGTAATCGAAGTTGAAACTTGGTCGACTAGAAAGAATAGTCTAGAAATCTCTCTTGAAGAGGAGAGATTTAAAAAAGAAGAGCAAGCAGAAAAGATCGAGATTCTTCAAAAAGAAAGAAATGAGCTATCTACTCAACTTGCAACTTCAGAAGAAAGGTTTGTTAACCTTTGTAAAAATCTTACAGATAAAGAAGCCCTTATCGAAACTCGTCAAAAAGAAATGGATGAGCTTAAAGAGGAACTTGTAGAGAGAGAGACTAAGATTCAAAACCTTAAGACTTCGCTAGAAGAGCTTCAGACAAGAAATGAAGAATCATGTAACTTTGAAGAATTAGAAGAAAAATTAGAGATGATGAAAGAGCAGCTTGAACTTAAGGCTGAACAAGTTGATTCTCTGAAAATATCAATAGAGGAAAAGAAGTCAGAGCTTACTTCTCTTGAGCAATCTGAATTTCAAAACTCTTCTAAACTAGAAGAGTTTGCTGGAAACCTTGAAGATATTACTGAAGAAATAGAGGTATTAGAAAAACAATACTCTGGAGTTTCAACTCAAATTGCTGATGAAAGAGATGCCGTTCATGCAGCTCAAGCACTTAGTGATGAGCTTTCATTAAAGGAATCAGAATTAAAAGAAGTTATTGAAAAATTAATCTCTGAGAATAAATCTCTTGAACTTGAGTTAAAAGAAAAAAGTAAGATATTAATCACAACCGAATCTAAGTTATCTTCCTTAAAAGAGATATCTGCTGCAATGGATGGTGTTAGGGAAGGTGCTGCAAACTTTCTTGAAGGTGTTGATAATGAAAAATATCAATTACTTGGAAACCTGATTCAATGTGATGAAGTTCACGCTAAAGCAGTTCAAAATCTTCTTAGTGACTTTATGGACACTCTTGTAAGCACAGAAGATGAGTTTGCTCCAATCTTAGAATGGTGTAAGACCAACGATGATAAAGCGCTTGAATTTTTATCTCCTAATAAAAATGGAGATATGACTTCTGAGGAGTCGATTGAGAGATTAAAAGTTGCTACTGGTGGAGATATTACTCCAGTACACGAATTACTTAACCTACCTGAAGAATACAGGGCCAAGCTTACTCCATTTTTTGATGGTTACTTTATTTCAAATAGTCTAACGGCCGAGACATTTAATGGTGTTTCAGATTCTATTAAATTTAAAGCAATAAGTTCTTCAAATGGAAAAACACTTGTTAGAAATGTAGGTAATGGAAAGATCTTAACAATGTCTGGTTCAAGTGAAGGGCAGGGAATTGTTGAGAGAAATAACCAAATTTTAGAATTGGAAAAGAATTTAGAGGTTCTTGAAGTTGAAGTGGCTGCACTTGAGTCTAAGTGTAACGATAGTTCTCAATCTCTTGAAGATAAAAGAGATGAGTTAGAACTTCTTAGAAATCAATTATCTGAGTCTAAATCTGATTTTGCATCTAAGAATTCTGCCCTTGAGTCTAAGCTTGCTGGAATGGAAACAGGAAATGCTAGGCTTGATATTCTTCAAAACAGAAAGAGTGAAATATCTAAAGCAAGACTTGATCTACTTGAAAGCGAAGACTCTATTTCTAAAAAGAAGGCCCTTCTATGTGAAGACCTTGAAGACAAGACTTCAAGATATGAAGAGTTAAATGATGAATTAGTAGACTTTAAATCGACCTATGAGACTGAAAGAGAGTCTTATATGGAAAAACAAGTAGAGATCAATACTTTTAAAGAGCGAGTAAATAGCTTTGAGTCTCAAATTGAAGATATTAAGCTTCAGATGGAAAAACAGACCAATAGAATTTCGTCTAACGAAGAACTTATTGAAAAGTATAATGAAGAAATAGAGTTAACAAATAATAGTATTGATGAACTTGAAACATCTAATCAGAATATGGCTTCAGAGTTAACTGATAAGGATGATGTTCTTAATATTATGAAAGATGATTTAACACAGCTTCTATTTGCAATGCAAGAAAGAGAAGATGAAGTTAAAGAACTTACTAAGAAAGTTAATAAGAATGATAAGGAAATAACTGAATACGAACTCAAGTTGGCCCAATGGCAAAATGAAGAAGTAGAAGTTGTAAAAAATATTTTCGAAAAGTATCAAATTGATCTTCGTGATGCGATTGGTGGTTTTCTTGAGTATAGTGAAGAAGACCATTCTGAGTTACTTGATGTTCAGCAAATGTACTTCATGGAAACTGAATCTGGACTACAGGTTGTTGAAAAGCAAGCTTATGAATTCCATAGAAGATACGGTCAAGACCTTAAAGAGTGTGCGGTTAAGCTTAAGAATTATAAGCAGGACTACTCTAGATTAGGGGAGATTAACTGGCAGGCCATTGAAGACTATGATAGACAAAAACTTCGTTTTGACTTTTTAAGAGTACAAGAAGTGGAGCTTAAGCAATCTCTAGATGATCTTGAAACTGCTATTAATCATATTGATGAAAAATCAAAAGAAAGATTTAAAATTGCTTTTGAAGAAGTAGATGTTCGCTTTAGAAAAGTATTCCCTATTATATTTGGTGGTGGTGAGGCCATGTTAAAGATAACAGGTGATATTGATGATGCTGAATGTGGTGTTGATATTATTGCAAAACCACCTGGTAAGAAAATGCAGAATATTAACCTGATGTCAGGTGGAGAAAAGGCCATGACTGCCGTTTCTCTTATTTTCTCAATCTTCTTAGTTAAACCATCTCCTTTCTGTCTCCTGGACGAAGTTGATGCACCATTAGATGATGCCAATGTTGGTAGATTTAATGAGCTATTAAGAGAGATGAGCTCTGAGTCTCAATTTATTTTGATTACTCATAATAAGAAAACAATGGAACTTAATGACACTCTTTATGGTGTTACTATGCAAGAGCCAGGTGTTTCAAAAGCAGTTTCTGTACAATTACATTAAAATTCATTCCCTCAAAGCTTTCTGTAGTGGAAATCTTTGAGGGATTAAGTATAATATCTATATGAAAATACTTATAACATCTTTCTTTCTTATCTCATTAAATATTCAGGCAACTTCATTCGTACCGGATACATTTAGTGCTAAGTTTCAGCAAGTTTACAAAAGTGCTCTAACAGGCAAGGAGAAGAGATCATCAGGGTCATTAGACTATTCATACCCAGGAAGTATTCGTCTCGAAACACAAAGCCCTGAGAGTTTGATTTATGTTAGTAATAACAAAACAACTTGGTATTACACTCCTCCATTTATAGAGGGAGAGGCGGGGCAAGTAAGTATTCAGCAAAGCTCGAAAAATGGACTTACTAAGTTCTTAGATATGTTACGTAAAGGACTCAAGTCAAATAAGTACTACACTATAAAGAAAGATAAACTTACTTACAAAGTTAGTTTTTCTAAAAACGCGCAAAAGGATTTAGGAATTATTTTTGCTAACCTTCACTTCAGTAAAAATGATTTTCTATTTGAACAGTTAACTAAAATTGAGATGACTCAGACAGATAAAAAAGTAAAAAACCTTATCCTTTCGAATATTGATAAATCACCAAAGTTTTTGAAAACTCATTTTGATTTTAAGATCCCAAAGAATACTAAGGTTAATCGATAAACTTACTTTCTTGAATAGGTAGTGCTTTATAAATTTCTAAATTTCTTAGTACTAGCTTTATATACTTCTTAGTTTCCCGGTAAGGTACATCTTCAATAAATACTTCAATATCACCATCATAACGTGATTTTATCCAGTTCTTCATAACTGATTCCCCAGCATTATATGACCCAATTGCGAAGGGTAATTCATTAAAAAATCTCACTAGGTCACTCAGATAATGACTCCCAAGTCCTGTATTAAGTTCTACACTGTAGAGGTCATCCTGCTTCTTGTATGGAAGTCTGTGGATTGCCGCTAGTCTTTTGGCCCGTTGAGGGATTATTTGCATTAGTCCAAATGCATCAGCAAAACTTCTCGCATCTTTGTTAAATGCAGATTCTTGTCTGATTATAGAGTAGACTAAATTTATATCTATATTCTTATTCAGATACTTTGAGTTAATAACAGGCTTTGGATAAATATAGCTTGTATAATTAAGTTCAACTTCATCACGTTGAGATGATCCCATATTGAAGAATGTTCTAAGTGCTCCCGAGTAGTGACCCGACTCTGTCATCTTCGCTAAGAGGTCTAACTTGTCATTGCCTCTAGCCGATACAACAAATTGATCAAGATACTTTTTACTATTTTCGTATTCACCAAGACGAATTAACCACGTATAGAGAGAATCGCTAGAAGGTTCAATAAGTTTATTTTCAAATTGTATTGTGATCCCAATTTTCTTCTTGGCCATAAGTCCGTAAAAACCAAGAGGGGCAATCTCTATTGTTTTTTCGAAATACTCTAGAGATTCTTTTGATTTCTTTTCCCTTGAGAGGGACTTGGCTGCCCAATAAGTGTATTGAGAAATATCAGAATTTTCTTTGTGTAGTTCTATGAAGTTTTGAGAAGAGGTAGAGTAGTTTTTATTCTTATATTGAAGCCAAGCAATTTGCCATAGAACTTTTTCTTTTAATTCTCCTGTCGCAATTTCTCTAGACTTCTCAAGGAGGTAGAGGGCGGACTTTAGCTTCTTTTCTTCTTTTGCAATGCTTGCAAGTAAGTAGTAACTAAAAGCATTTTGCTCCTGAGTTGAAATATTTAGCTTTATACTATTGTTGATTATCTTTGTTGCAAGTCTCAGTTCTCCTTGTGTCCATGCTGATCTAGCCCATCTCGTGCGCGCTTCGATAAGTGAGTGGTTATAATTATCTTGAAAAAGTGACTTATTTTTTTCAATCCATTTAACAAGAGAGTAGGTAGAACTATGGGCCAAGTCCTTTCTTCTCATGTTCTTAAATGCCCTTGTAATTCTATGCCAGGAATCGATTTTTACATCTATTGATATTTCTGTGTTTCGTAGTATTGACTCATAGGTCTCGATGGCCTTCTTGTATTCAGAAGCCCGTTCGTAATCTCTACCGATTGAAAATAATTCTTCATTTTTTGGTGCAACTATAAACCGAGGGGAAATTTCTAATAGTCTTGTATTATATTCCTCTATAAGCTCAGCAATTTGTTCATTTTCTGCAATTTCTAATGCCTTTCTAAGATAGGCCTCTCTTTCATTTTTTATTTTCGGATAAAATGATAATTCATAATTATGTCTTGATTCCCAAAACTTTATATTCTTATTTTTTGAAACTCTAAGAGATGCTTCTAGGTATTGTTGCTTTAACCACGGTGAGATCTCATATGTTTTCCATGTTTCAATATATTTTTCAGCAGTCCAGTCACACGACTCTAGAGCTTTTATGAATGAAATTTCTTTTAAAGGAAAGGCCTTAATTTTAGATAATTCCTCAAAGTCAGCGCAGGCATCATTTTTAAAGCCTTCGCTCAGAAGTCTATTTGCTCTGTGGTACTTATTCGCAAGTAAATCTGATTCGTTTAACTCTCTAGAGCCAGTTAAGTTTAGAAAGTTCTCATGAGGAGGTACAAGCAATGTAGTTCCACAAGAAGAGCACAAAAGTAATAGAAGAATTTTAAGCAATAACCTTTTATTTTCCATAGGTTAAGTCTATGGTGGTCTTGAAAAAAAATCAATGTATTAAAGAGGAGAAATATTACACAACCCTTTGAAATTTGGATGAAACTGTAATACAAAGTCCACAATATTTAAAATAATCAGGAAAGTGTATGCAAACGACAAAGTTTGAAAATAGAACAGTATTTTTTACTTCTCTAGGGTGTTCTAAAAACCTAGTAGACTCCCAAGTAATGCTTGGATATATGGGCCTTGATGGTTTTAAAGTTGTTCCTGAACCTGTTGAAGCAGAAGTAATAGTAGTTAATACTTGTTCATTTGTTGAAGCGGCTAAACAAGAGTCAATTGATACGATACTGGATCTTGCTGATTATAAAGATACTGAGCATGGAAATTGTAAGGCCTTAGTTGTTTCCGGCTGTATGGCCCAAAGGTATTCTGATCAACTTGAACAGTCTCTTCCAGAAGTTGATATGTTCATTGGTACTGGTGAATATAATAAGATAGTACCTCTTTTAAAAGCGCTAGAAAGTGGAAAGCTTGAAAAGAAGTCGTTTGTTGAAATTCCTATGTTCATTCATACTGAGTTTGATCCAAGGTTAAATACATCTCCTTTCTATACAGCGTGGCTAAAAATTTCTGAAGGCTGTAATAGAAATTGTACTTTCTGTATAATTCCGACTCTCAGAGGTAGATTAAGATCAAGAAGTGTTGAGTCACTTGTTACTGAAGCAAAGAAATTGGCGGAATCTGGAGTTAGAGAGTTAAATCTTATTTCTCAAGACCTTTCTGACTACGGTGTTGATCTTGATGAAAACAATAACCTAGCAGAACTTCTTACTGGGTTGGAAAATGTTGAAGGAATAGATTGGATACGTTTATTTTATTTCTATCCTGATGAATTAACTGATGAAGTTATTGCACAGATGGCAAGAAGTAAGAAGATTTGTAGCTATCTTGATATGCCTGTTCAGCACTTCTCTTCAAATGTTTTAAAGAGAATGAATAGAAAAATTACAGGCGAAAAAATCATGGAAAGAATAGAAAGGCTCCGTGATAAAAACCCTGGAATTGTTTTAAGAACTTCTATTATTGTCGGGTTCCCTGGAGAGTCGGAAGAAGACTTTCAAACTCTACTGGAGGGGGTTAAAAAAGCAAAGTTTAACCACTTAGGAATTTTTAGATATTCGGATGAGGAAGGGACTCCGGCCTATAAGCTAAGAGATAAAGTACCTCAAGAAGTCATTGAAGAAAGATTTGATGAACTATTTGAGACTCAAAGAGAAATCGTTAGAGAGCTAAATCAAGAATATCTTGGTAAGGTTATTGATGTTTTAATCGAAGGACAGCATGAAGAAACTGAATTGTTAATTCAGGGAAGACATGTTGGACAAGCGCCAGATATTGACGGAAAAGTAATTATTAATGAAAGTGAAATAGAAGGCCTAAAAGAAGGTGATCTCGTTAAAGTCGAGATCACCGAAGTTTTAGACTATGATTTGGTTGGTCGAGTCGTTACTCTAAACTAGAGACTTTGCTCAGGGTGAGGTCTACCATTTGGAAAAGTAGGGTTAATCGTATTTCCTACTGTTCCACAAGTATAACCACCACCGATATAGGATTGACCATTGCTATAAGTATTGTAGCCTACGCCAAAGCCGTCTAGCTGACTATTGATAAGAAAGTGTCTTGGATCTGTCGAAATTGGTGCTCCTGCCACAGTGTCCGGATTGTAGTAATCAATCCCTGATGCTGTCCAAGTAGTATTTCCAAGAGCAGGGTCTTCACAGTCCGTTTTATTTGTATAACTAGAATTTGCGCAATAGCCGAATTTAACTTTGAAGTCTCTATCAAAGTCTCTTACAATCATTCTGATTCTCGCCTTAATTGTACCTGTTCCAGATTTACAAACAAATTGATACATAGATCTCGCCCCTAGACCTAAATAACTATTTGTCTGAGTTGAAGCATCAATTGATGTTTGCATACTTATCGTGTCTGGCTTGTAGGCATCTGCCCCACATGCAGTAAAGTAGTTTGAGAACCACGTATTAGTCGCGATGGTTGATCCATCGTAGTTGTTAGTATAATCAATAGGTAGTGAAACCTTTAAAGGGATTCCTGTCATATTGTGATTGATTGTAGTCACTCCATCAAGTACGTCTTGCTCTGATATAGTAGTACTAGATGTTCTAGGCCCTGCAAGACATTTGTTTGTCTCTCCACCACAATCAAAAGTCCCTTGGTCAAGGTTTGATCCTGCTATACAAGCTCCTACTGCTGGAACATTTACTCCTCCAGCTGTAGCATCATTATGCGAACCATTAAATGTCCAAGCTCCACCATCTCCAACACACTCTGTTTGAGTAAGCATTACAGCTGGTGCACTAGCGTGACCTGCACATGTTCCGTTATTTTCAACGCAGTCTACAGCGTTAGCATCAAGTGTTGCAGTGGAACCACTATTTCTACATTCAAATGTTGTTGCTGACCAACCAATTAACCTCTTAGGAAATTCAGCAATATCACATTTAGGAAGTTCTGTGTCATCATTTTGCTCATCATAGTTAAACATGCACAGATTCTTTGGTTCAGTTATTGGAATAAGAATTCTAGGGTCTGCTACAGTTGAGAGTGCTGTTGTTCCTCCTGCATCAGTTGTGTATAAGTCAACAGGTGCACCAGATGTACAAGAGGCATACCCAGTGTGTTCATAAATTGTAATCCCTAGTTCTGTGCTCGAAGAACCAGGAGAGAAACTCCAAAATGCAGGAGGGGTTTCCTCTACAAATTGACATAGATTTTCACCCATTTGAAATTCAAGTTTAACACCATTCCAATGAAGTTCTTCTTCTCCAGCATCTAAGAAGCACGAAATATCTTTAACAGCTGAATCTCCATATAGCATTTGCTCTTCAGTAACACTGCATGGTTTTCTTCCGTTTCCTTTGCCTGTCTTATGTAGGATATATGAAACAGAATTTGTTTTATCTATTAAGTTTATATGATCGTAAACCTTGATAAAGAATTCATACTTCGTTGACCCAAAAGGATTAGTCGCAGTTAGGGTGAATTTTTCTTTATCACTTGGACCCGTAGGAGTTCCAGATATTCTTACAATACTTCCACTTTCAAGTGTTGCACTTAGACCGGCAGGCAAGGCCTTATCAAGTTCGATAAGTGTTTCATTATCAGTATTGTATAGATTAAGCTCTATAGTTCCTGGTACCTGTCTGTAGAAGTAAACAGCAGCTTCAGATGCTACTGTGCCAATTGTTGCAGTTGAAGCAGAAAAAGGAGATGTTGCTTGGATATCTGCTCCTGTAGAAAAGATACCCTCTGTTACGCTAACGTAAGAGTAGAAGTTTCCACCACTAGAAATATACTTGTGAAGCATACCAATGCCAGCGTCTCCAGTGGAAGTAATGTCATGACCTTTAGAAAAGTTTGAAACAAGTCCGGTAGGAGCACTATCAGTGTTTAAGATGATATTATTTGATTCAATAATGGAAACTGTCGCCGAAGGAGTCCCTGTAATATTTGGAGCTGTTAAAACATTTCCTGTCGTTAGATACTGAGGCTCTAGGTTAGCAGCGTATGTCGCGGAATCAAAGGCCACTAGGTAAAGCGTATCATTTACTTCATCGTTATACTTAATATGCGCTCTATCTACTCCACCTATTTGTAGTAAACTTTGATGCTTAACGTAGTCTGTATATTCAGGATCTTTGAAGCTATCAGTATTTGTAGCAACCTTCACTTTTACATTGTAATTGTAAACACCGCTTCCAAGGATATAAGTTTTTTGAGCTCCAAAAAGAGGTAGATTGTCTAGATCATCAAATGGCTCAAATGTTCCATTGGCAACACTTACTTCTAAGAATTCAAACTCGTACGTTCCTTTTTCTGCATTTGAATTATTTATTCTAAACTTACCTGTGATTGTTCCTAGCGCACCATTATTTGAAGTGATGGCGTCTCCAATCTCGAAAGCAGAGTTACTTGGAACGTGTAGTAGAACATTCTTAGAAATAGCAAGTCCAGAAGGTGCCTCGTTAGAAGCAATAACAATTTGAGATGAAGTAACTCTACCAACTAAGTTTTCAACTGTTACTGTGAAAGTTGACTCGGCTATTTCTTGAGAGATAACACCTGAAATAACTCCTGTTGAAGTATTGAAAGTTAGACCTTGTGACCAAACTCCTGCGTTGGATTCACAGTCAAATTGATTTGTATAAGTTGTGTTCGAACAGAACCCTTGTCCAGAAGATATGTCAGGACTTATTGTATAAGTAAGACTAGCTAGCTCAGCTGCTCCAAGTGATGTAGGAACAATAGTAGGAGTAAGTGTTACTGTATTTGAACTTATCGGGAAAAGACGTGTGACATTCTTTGCTACAGTCGCTTCTGAAGAAAAGAACGAAGGAGAGTTGTCAATTTCATCTCCCGTATTGAAGCTAATACTTACCCACGAGGCTCCACTTGCTGTACATGTTCCAGATGTTGTATAGATAGGATTTGTACAGATACTACCAAGTTGATTTAAAGTTACAAAA contains these protein-coding regions:
- the smc gene encoding chromosome segregation protein SMC yields the protein MKLKRLVIQGFKSFKDRTTIHFDDGITGIVGPNGCGKSNIVDALFWVMGEQSAKHLRGKSMKDLIFAGSSKYNPGGFAEATLVLGNEGGKHIHIGNKVSSPSEIQLTRKLYRNGETEYRINNIPARLRDIQEVFMDTGAGAKSYSIIAQGEINRLVQAKPEERRSMIEDVAGITKFKLRKKESLKKIEQTQLNLNRLQDLQSEIEKNLKALQKQAERAEKARSLKEKIKRNDIVVNAHKAYDLLKDLRDGRTILNEKVIEVETWSTRKNSLEISLEEERFKKEEQAEKIEILQKERNELSTQLATSEERFVNLCKNLTDKEALIETRQKEMDELKEELVERETKIQNLKTSLEELQTRNEESCNFEELEEKLEMMKEQLELKAEQVDSLKISIEEKKSELTSLEQSEFQNSSKLEEFAGNLEDITEEIEVLEKQYSGVSTQIADERDAVHAAQALSDELSLKESELKEVIEKLISENKSLELELKEKSKILITTESKLSSLKEISAAMDGVREGAANFLEGVDNEKYQLLGNLIQCDEVHAKAVQNLLSDFMDTLVSTEDEFAPILEWCKTNDDKALEFLSPNKNGDMTSEESIERLKVATGGDITPVHELLNLPEEYRAKLTPFFDGYFISNSLTAETFNGVSDSIKFKAISSSNGKTLVRNVGNGKILTMSGSSEGQGIVERNNQILELEKNLEVLEVEVAALESKCNDSSQSLEDKRDELELLRNQLSESKSDFASKNSALESKLAGMETGNARLDILQNRKSEISKARLDLLESEDSISKKKALLCEDLEDKTSRYEELNDELVDFKSTYETERESYMEKQVEINTFKERVNSFESQIEDIKLQMEKQTNRISSNEELIEKYNEEIELTNNSIDELETSNQNMASELTDKDDVLNIMKDDLTQLLFAMQEREDEVKELTKKVNKNDKEITEYELKLAQWQNEEVEVVKNIFEKYQIDLRDAIGGFLEYSEEDHSELLDVQQMYFMETESGLQVVEKQAYEFHRRYGQDLKECAVKLKNYKQDYSRLGEINWQAIEDYDRQKLRFDFLRVQEVELKQSLDDLETAINHIDEKSKERFKIAFEEVDVRFRKVFPIIFGGGEAMLKITGDIDDAECGVDIIAKPPGKKMQNINLMSGGEKAMTAVSLIFSIFLVKPSPFCLLDEVDAPLDDANVGRFNELLREMSSESQFILITHNKKTMELNDTLYGVTMQEPGVSKAVSVQLH
- a CDS encoding outer membrane lipoprotein carrier protein LolA, which codes for MKILITSFFLISLNIQATSFVPDTFSAKFQQVYKSALTGKEKRSSGSLDYSYPGSIRLETQSPESLIYVSNNKTTWYYTPPFIEGEAGQVSIQQSSKNGLTKFLDMLRKGLKSNKYYTIKKDKLTYKVSFSKNAQKDLGIIFANLHFSKNDFLFEQLTKIEMTQTDKKVKNLILSNIDKSPKFLKTHFDFKIPKNTKVNR
- a CDS encoding lytic transglycosylase domain-containing protein, whose protein sequence is MENKRLLLKILLLLLCSSCGTTLLVPPHENFLNLTGSRELNESDLLANKYHRANRLLSEGFKNDACADFEELSKIKAFPLKEISFIKALESCDWTAEKYIETWKTYEISPWLKQQYLEASLRVSKNKNIKFWESRHNYELSFYPKIKNEREAYLRKALEIAENEQIAELIEEYNTRLLEISPRFIVAPKNEELFSIGRDYERASEYKKAIETYESILRNTEISIDVKIDSWHRITRAFKNMRRKDLAHSSTYSLVKWIEKNKSLFQDNYNHSLIEARTRWARSAWTQGELRLATKIINNSIKLNISTQEQNAFSYYLLASIAKEEKKLKSALYLLEKSREIATGELKEKVLWQIAWLQYKNKNYSTSSQNFIELHKENSDISQYTYWAAKSLSREKKSKESLEYFEKTIEIAPLGFYGLMAKKKIGITIQFENKLIEPSSDSLYTWLIRLGEYENSKKYLDQFVVSARGNDKLDLLAKMTESGHYSGALRTFFNMGSSQRDEVELNYTSYIYPKPVINSKYLNKNIDINLVYSIIRQESAFNKDARSFADAFGLMQIIPQRAKRLAAIHRLPYKKQDDLYSVELNTGLGSHYLSDLVRFFNELPFAIGSYNAGESVMKNWIKSRYDGDIEVFIEDVPYRETKKYIKLVLRNLEIYKALPIQESKFID
- the rimO gene encoding 30S ribosomal protein S12 methylthiotransferase RimO yields the protein MQTTKFENRTVFFTSLGCSKNLVDSQVMLGYMGLDGFKVVPEPVEAEVIVVNTCSFVEAAKQESIDTILDLADYKDTEHGNCKALVVSGCMAQRYSDQLEQSLPEVDMFIGTGEYNKIVPLLKALESGKLEKKSFVEIPMFIHTEFDPRLNTSPFYTAWLKISEGCNRNCTFCIIPTLRGRLRSRSVESLVTEAKKLAESGVRELNLISQDLSDYGVDLDENNNLAELLTGLENVEGIDWIRLFYFYPDELTDEVIAQMARSKKICSYLDMPVQHFSSNVLKRMNRKITGEKIMERIERLRDKNPGIVLRTSIIVGFPGESEEDFQTLLEGVKKAKFNHLGIFRYSDEEGTPAYKLRDKVPQEVIEERFDELFETQREIVRELNQEYLGKVIDVLIEGQHEETELLIQGRHVGQAPDIDGKVIINESEIEGLKEGDLVKVEITEVLDYDLVGRVVTLN